In Paenibacillus sp. BIC5C1, a genomic segment contains:
- a CDS encoding Leu/Phe/Val dehydrogenase, whose protein sequence is MQLWHEMQREGMEELIFCHDPRSGLKAVIAIHSTVLGPALGGCRCWTYTSEEEAIRDAIKLAKGMTYKSAVSGLPYGGGKAVVWDVPAELATQRGVASPDNHLNSGKNKQDVGPHTNTIKGKDSSDGLDKGLVRASKNNPLAFRRAETFRSLGRYLERLNGRYVTGLDLGTTAADMDQIRLETVHVTDTTGSLGAQDDFTAEMTAYGIYTGIGTSLRHQGIDALQGISVAVQGLGKVGYALCRYLHAAGARLIVADVVPERVQRALVQFTGAISADPAHIHAADCKVFAPCALGGVLTPATVEELRCSIVAGAANNQLSHRELVVRGMQARGILYAPDYVLNAGGIISTAYELEGAGPDLIRQKVAGIAGTLSKVYAIAEQSALSTADATDQLAEAALQSENPHA, encoded by the coding sequence ATGCAGTTGTGGCACGAGATGCAGCGGGAAGGTATGGAAGAACTCATATTTTGCCATGATCCACGCAGCGGGCTTAAAGCCGTCATCGCCATCCATAGTACAGTACTGGGTCCCGCACTTGGGGGATGCCGCTGCTGGACGTATACATCGGAGGAAGAAGCGATTCGGGATGCCATCAAACTCGCGAAGGGCATGACCTACAAGTCGGCAGTCTCCGGCCTGCCATATGGCGGGGGCAAAGCTGTGGTATGGGATGTGCCCGCAGAACTGGCCACCCAACGGGGCGTAGCCAGCCCAGACAACCATCTGAATTCCGGAAAAAACAAACAGGATGTCGGGCCCCATACAAACACCATTAAAGGCAAGGATTCATCGGACGGATTAGATAAGGGATTAGTTAGAGCATCGAAAAACAACCCGTTAGCTTTCCGGCGTGCCGAAACGTTCCGTTCACTAGGCCGCTATCTGGAACGACTGAACGGACGTTATGTAACGGGCCTGGATCTGGGCACTACGGCGGCAGATATGGATCAAATCCGGCTGGAGACGGTACATGTGACAGATACGACTGGATCGCTTGGCGCACAGGATGATTTCACAGCCGAGATGACCGCCTACGGTATATACACTGGCATCGGGACATCGCTGCGTCATCAAGGCATCGACGCCCTGCAGGGCATTTCCGTTGCCGTCCAGGGACTGGGCAAGGTCGGGTATGCCCTGTGCCGTTACCTGCATGCAGCCGGGGCACGGCTCATCGTGGCAGACGTTGTACCGGAACGTGTACAACGTGCCCTTGTGCAGTTCACCGGCGCCATTTCGGCCGATCCGGCCCATATTCACGCCGCTGACTGCAAGGTGTTCGCCCCCTGTGCCCTAGGGGGCGTATTGACCCCGGCAACGGTGGAGGAGCTGCGCTGCTCCATCGTTGCCGGGGCCGCGAACAACCAGCTCAGCCATCGGGAGCTGGTTGTTCGCGGCATGCAGGCGCGCGGCATCCTGTACGCGCCTGACTATGTGCTCAACGCAGGCGGAATCATCAGCACCGCCTACGAGCTGGAGGGCGCAGGGCCCGACCTGATCCGCCAAAAGGTGGCGGGGATTGCGGGCACGCTGTCCAAGGTCTATGCGATAGCAGAGCAATCTGCCCTCTCCACGGCGGATGCAACCGACCAGCTGGCAGAAGCAGCCCTGCAAAGCGAAAACCCCCATGCTTAA
- a CDS encoding PepSY domain-containing protein, with amino-acid sequence MMEEHEGRPEMKREQPRKGWKKPRRSFWWGAGLLAFLVVIAVMWWKPWQSDRVMLTADAAAQSVLDQYPGEIVNSTLKDGTYIMQLRSETGLYDVQVDAVTATVNSIKRLESNPQAEEKTLWSREQVKTELLKQTDAELVSLELVEQQGSPVYLAVFKMKDKGREQWTIDPYNGEKQSSKTLEASSPDPDPTKGEGTKTSFLSEKEAGQKALAKVPGEVDDIELRGTNSGNPYYLVEIDLDDGREAIVQVNAISGAIRSVTWDDEED; translated from the coding sequence ATGATGGAAGAGCATGAGGGGCGTCCGGAAATGAAACGGGAACAACCACGCAAAGGATGGAAGAAGCCAAGGCGTTCATTTTGGTGGGGTGCGGGGCTCCTGGCTTTCCTTGTCGTTATAGCAGTCATGTGGTGGAAGCCGTGGCAATCAGATCGCGTGATGTTAACAGCGGATGCAGCGGCCCAATCGGTCTTGGATCAATATCCAGGAGAAATCGTGAATTCCACATTGAAAGACGGAACCTATATCATGCAGCTCCGCTCAGAAACCGGACTGTATGACGTACAAGTTGATGCGGTTACGGCGACCGTGAATTCCATTAAACGGCTGGAGTCCAATCCGCAAGCGGAGGAGAAGACGTTATGGAGCCGGGAACAGGTCAAGACGGAATTGCTGAAACAAACGGATGCCGAACTGGTGTCGCTCGAACTCGTCGAGCAGCAGGGGAGCCCGGTGTATCTGGCGGTATTCAAGATGAAGGACAAAGGCCGGGAGCAATGGACCATTGATCCTTATAACGGAGAGAAACAATCCTCCAAGACGTTGGAAGCATCTTCACCCGACCCTGACCCAACAAAAGGGGAAGGCACCAAGACTTCATTTCTGAGCGAGAAAGAAGCAGGGCAGAAGGCACTTGCTAAGGTTCCTGGTGAAGTGGATGATATCGAACTCCGTGGAACGAATAGTGGCAATCCGTATTATCTGGTTGAAATTGACCTGGATGACGGTCGTGAGGCCATTGTGCAGGTCAATGCCATTTCGGGCGCGATTCGTTCGGTCACTTGGGATGATGAAGAAGATTAA
- a CDS encoding RICIN domain-containing protein, whose amino-acid sequence MNEGWLKKKTNSHRFTRRLCYLLALILALQSLGMLVAPGQQASAAPLSVTNGVQFKDTNGNVIHAHGGGMIKANGYYYWFGENRNPNGTFKAVSVYRSADLKNWEYRNDVLTSNSAAELNISNIERPKVIYNSATGKYVLWMHKENGVDYGEARVAVATSSTVDGNYSYVGSYRPLGYDSRDMTVYNDNGTAYLISATKVNADLNIYKLTPDFLGVESLVTTLWPGQYREAPAMFKKGGVYFLITSGATGWNPNQAKYATATSITGTWSGLSNFGDSTTYGSQSAYVLPVEGSQTTSYLYMGDRWAGAWSGPVQDSKYVWLPLSFPSATSLAMNWASTVTIDAATGSVTGVDTTNVWDPNASYQLISRKSNKLLNVIGGSADNGADLEQRADSGTTSQQWQITDAGGGYVKIINRSSGKLIGVENGSTADGAVIEQWNDGGWASQQWQLVSVGGGYYKLKNRSTGKVLDISGQSLADGAAAIQWTDNGGTNQQFQIVKVQ is encoded by the coding sequence ATGAATGAGGGTTGGTTGAAAAAGAAAACAAATTCTCATCGTTTCACTCGTCGTCTATGTTATCTGCTTGCTCTAATCTTGGCGCTACAATCGCTAGGCATGCTGGTTGCTCCAGGACAACAGGCCTCCGCTGCTCCCCTCAGTGTGACCAACGGGGTACAGTTCAAGGATACGAATGGCAATGTCATTCATGCCCATGGGGGCGGGATGATCAAGGCTAACGGGTATTATTACTGGTTTGGGGAGAATCGCAATCCCAATGGAACGTTTAAGGCGGTTTCCGTATATCGTTCAGCAGATCTGAAAAACTGGGAGTATCGCAATGATGTGCTCACCAGCAACTCGGCTGCCGAGTTGAACATTTCCAATATCGAACGCCCGAAAGTGATCTATAACAGTGCAACAGGCAAGTATGTTCTTTGGATGCATAAGGAAAACGGGGTCGACTACGGTGAAGCCAGAGTTGCAGTAGCGACCTCAAGTACAGTGGATGGCAATTATTCGTATGTGGGCAGCTATCGGCCGCTTGGCTATGATTCGAGAGACATGACGGTTTACAACGACAACGGAACGGCTTATCTCATCTCGGCGACCAAAGTGAATGCCGACCTGAATATCTACAAGCTGACTCCAGACTTTCTGGGTGTGGAATCGCTGGTAACGACGCTGTGGCCAGGGCAATATCGTGAAGCACCTGCCATGTTCAAAAAGGGTGGCGTCTACTTCCTGATTACATCTGGGGCTACGGGCTGGAATCCCAATCAGGCCAAATATGCGACTGCTACCAGCATAACGGGCACATGGAGCGGCCTGAGCAACTTTGGAGATAGTACAACCTATGGTTCCCAATCCGCATACGTGCTTCCGGTGGAAGGCTCACAGACAACATCATATCTCTATATGGGTGACCGCTGGGCTGGCGCCTGGAGCGGGCCAGTGCAGGATTCCAAGTATGTGTGGTTACCGTTGTCTTTCCCTAGTGCAACCAGTCTGGCGATGAACTGGGCAAGCACGGTTACCATCGATGCAGCCACGGGTTCCGTCACCGGAGTGGATACCACTAACGTATGGGACCCGAATGCTTCGTATCAGTTGATTAGTCGTAAAAGCAATAAATTGCTTAATGTCATCGGTGGTTCTGCGGATAATGGTGCCGATCTGGAGCAGCGGGCAGACAGTGGCACAACCAGTCAACAGTGGCAGATCACGGATGCAGGTGGTGGTTATGTCAAAATCATCAACCGATCCAGCGGCAAGCTGATTGGTGTGGAAAATGGCTCTACAGCAGATGGAGCTGTTATTGAACAGTGGAACGATGGCGGCTGGGCCAGTCAGCAATGGCAGTTGGTTAGTGTGGGCGGTGGTTATTATAAATTGAAAAACCGCAGCACAGGCAAGGTGCTTGATATTTCGGGACAATCCCTGGCAGATGGGGCAGCTGCAATTCAGTGGACAGATAATGGTGGTACGAATCAGCAATTCCAGATTGTTAAGGTTCAATAA
- a CDS encoding ABC transporter ATP-binding protein, producing the protein MSEKQVLSIEGLRMRYNGRYVLNGIDLEVNRGEMIGYIGPNGAGKSTTVKILLGLVEGYVGTVRIFGKDIADGDAEYKRRIGYVPEVAELYEQLTPAEYLTFIGELYGLSYEDADYKAKQLMDCFGLEKSYHSRIASFSKGMRQKVLLISALLHDPDLLFLDEPLSGLDANSVMVVKEILTQLSAKGTTIFYSSHIMDVVEKISSRIVLIAEGHVMADGTFRQLQQQSMEGTLEEVFNQLTGFNEHRAIAERFVSIVQEVY; encoded by the coding sequence GTGAGTGAAAAACAAGTACTGTCAATTGAAGGCTTGCGTATGCGGTATAACGGGCGTTATGTGCTCAATGGGATTGATCTGGAAGTGAATCGGGGCGAGATGATCGGATACATTGGTCCGAACGGTGCGGGTAAAAGCACGACGGTCAAGATTTTGCTCGGACTAGTTGAGGGATATGTGGGTACGGTCCGCATCTTTGGCAAGGATATCGCGGATGGTGACGCGGAATATAAGCGCAGAATCGGTTATGTACCGGAAGTCGCGGAGCTATACGAGCAATTAACCCCGGCAGAGTATCTGACCTTTATAGGAGAATTGTACGGGTTGTCCTATGAAGATGCCGATTATAAGGCGAAGCAGTTGATGGATTGTTTTGGACTGGAAAAATCATATCATTCCCGCATTGCCTCCTTCTCCAAAGGCATGCGTCAGAAAGTGCTGCTGATCTCCGCGCTGCTGCATGACCCGGATCTGTTGTTCCTGGATGAACCGCTCAGCGGTCTGGACGCCAACAGTGTAATGGTGGTAAAGGAGATTTTGACACAGCTGTCGGCCAAAGGCACGACGATATTTTATTCGTCACATATCATGGATGTGGTGGAGAAGATCAGCAGCCGAATCGTTCTGATTGCCGAAGGGCATGTGATGGCGGATGGTACGTTCAGGCAGCTCCAGCAGCAATCCATGGAAGGCACACTAGAGGAAGTATTCAACCAACTGACGGGCTTCAATGAACATCGGGCAATTGCCGAACGTTTTGTGTCCATCGTGCAGGAGGTGTACTGA
- a CDS encoding DUF2179 domain-containing protein produces the protein MFKILVFIFLIQIVYVSAYTLRMILTLKGQKYIAALISMGEIVIYVLGLNLVLKYLTQPSALIVYAVGYGLGVLLGAWIEEKIALGYVTVKVICNQMGGDVANALRDKGYGVTAWVGSGRDGDRLVMEILAKRKNQKLLYQTILELDPKAFVITVEPKQFHGGFWTRSIKR, from the coding sequence TTGTTTAAAATATTGGTATTTATCTTTTTGATCCAAATTGTGTATGTATCTGCGTATACACTTCGGATGATTCTGACGCTCAAAGGACAGAAATATATTGCTGCGCTCATCAGTATGGGCGAAATTGTGATCTACGTACTCGGTCTGAATCTGGTACTCAAATATCTGACCCAGCCATCTGCGTTAATTGTATATGCTGTTGGTTATGGGCTGGGGGTATTGCTGGGTGCCTGGATCGAAGAGAAGATTGCCCTCGGTTACGTTACCGTTAAGGTTATTTGTAACCAGATGGGCGGGGATGTAGCGAATGCCTTGCGGGATAAAGGATACGGCGTTACTGCTTGGGTTGGTAGTGGACGAGATGGAGATCGGCTGGTTATGGAGATTCTGGCGAAACGAAAAAATCAGAAACTGCTGTATCAGACGATTCTGGAGCTTGATCCCAAAGCATTTGTCATCACCGTTGAGCCCAAACAGTTCCATGGCGGGTTCTGGACACGTTCCATCAAAAGATAA
- a CDS encoding PepSY domain-containing protein: MMMMNKHKLWIGSLSAAVLLGGSAALASGSVNGQSVQPTQTSTTQSVTQTQNTGTLLTVAQAKEAALKATDGKVDDVDLERRNGQTFYEVEIDKKGSNDVVVRLDAYTGKILAVVDDEDYDDDDDYNGTVAGTSSNQAASKQVKLTEAQASNIALKQVTGGKVTEIELDHDNGRYVYEVELRTANGESDVDVDANTGKVLSFDQDFDDED, from the coding sequence ATGATGATGATGAACAAACATAAACTATGGATTGGCAGCTTGTCGGCAGCGGTGCTGCTCGGAGGATCAGCCGCTCTGGCTAGTGGGAGTGTCAACGGGCAATCGGTACAGCCTACGCAAACGTCCACTACACAATCAGTAACACAGACTCAGAACACAGGTACACTGCTGACGGTCGCACAGGCAAAAGAAGCAGCCTTGAAAGCAACTGATGGTAAAGTGGATGATGTGGATCTGGAGCGCAGAAACGGCCAAACGTTCTATGAAGTTGAAATCGATAAAAAAGGAAGCAATGACGTTGTCGTTCGTTTGGATGCCTACACAGGTAAAATCCTTGCAGTAGTCGATGATGAAGATTACGATGACGACGATGATTATAATGGCACTGTGGCAGGTACGTCTTCCAATCAAGCTGCTTCAAAACAGGTTAAACTGACGGAGGCACAAGCTTCGAACATTGCCCTGAAACAGGTGACAGGCGGAAAAGTAACCGAAATCGAATTGGATCATGATAACGGCCGTTATGTTTATGAAGTGGAACTGAGAACAGCAAACGGTGAATCCGATGTTGACGTCGATGCCAATACAGGCAAAGTACTTTCGTTTGACCAGGATTTTGACGACGAAGATTAA